The proteins below are encoded in one region of Saccopteryx leptura isolate mSacLep1 chromosome 1, mSacLep1_pri_phased_curated, whole genome shotgun sequence:
- the SSTR3 gene encoding somatostatin receptor type 3: MDTLGYPSLVPTTSEPVNTSSSWLLDATLGNVSTAPSTAGLAISGVLIPLVYLVVCVVGLLGNSLVIYVVLRHTASPSVTNVYILNLALADELFMLGLPFLAAQNALSYWPFGSLMCRLVMAVDGINQFTSIFCLTVMSVDRYLAVVHPTRSARWRTAPVARTVSAAVWVASAVVVLPVVVFSGVPRGMSTCHMQWPEPAAAWRAGFIIYTAALGFFGPLLVICLCYLLIVVKMRSAGRRVWAPSCQRRRRSERRVTRMVVAVVALFVLCWMPFYVLNIVNVVCPLPEEPAFFGLYFLVVALPYANSCANPILYGFLSYRFKQGFRRVLLRPSRRVRSQEPPAGPPEKTEEEEEGEEEDGEVGGEEGPGEQEEGKEMNGRLSQIAQPGTSRQELPPSRVAGKEQQFLPQEPSAGEKSGPLHISCL, from the coding sequence ATGGACACCCTCGGCTATCCTTCATTGGTGCCAACAACCTCGGAACCTGTGAACACCTCCTCATCCTGGCTCCTGGATGCCACCCTGGGAAACGTGTCCACAGCCCCAAGCACGGCCGGGCTGGCCATCAGTGGTGTCCTAATCCCACTGGTCTACTtggtggtgtgtgtggtgggacTGCTGGGCAACTCTCTGGTGATCTACGTGGTCCTGCGGCACACGGCAAGCCCGTCAGTCACCAATGTCTATATCCTCAACCTGGCGCTGGCTGATGAGCTCTTCATGCTGGGGCTGCCCTTCCTGGCTGCCCAGAACGCCCTGTCTTACTGGCCCTTTGGCTCCCTCATGTGCCGCTTGGTTATGGCTGTGGATGGCATCAATCAGTTCACCAGCATCTTCTGCCTCACGGTCATGAGCGTGGACCGCTACCTGGCGGTGGTGCATCCCACCCGCTCGGCACGCTGGCGCACAGCGCCTGTGGCCCGCACAGTCAGCGCGGCGGTCTGGGTGGCCTCTGCCGTGGTGGTGCTGCCTGTGGTGGTCTTCTCAGGGGTGCCCCGGGGCATGAGCACCTGCCACATGCAGTGGCCCGAGCCGGCAGCGGCCTGGCGAGCCGGCTTCATCATCTACACGGCTGCTCTGGGTTTCTTTGGGCCACTTCTGGTCATCTGCCTCTGCTACCTGCTCATTGTGGTCAAGATGCGCTCGGCAGGACGGCGGGTGTGGGCACCCTCGTGCCAGCGGCGGCGGCGCTCAGAGCGCAGAGTCACACGTATGGTGGTGGCTGTGGTGGCGCTCTTTGTCCTCTGCTGGATGCCTTTCTATGTGCTGAATATTGTAAACGTGGTGTGCCCGCTGCCTGAGGAGCCTGCCTTCTTCGGCCTCTACTTCCTGGTGGTGGCGCTGCCCTATGCCAACAGCTGTGCCAACCCCATTCTGTATGGCTTCCTCTCCTACCGCTTCAAGCAGGGCTTCCGCCGGGTTCTGCTTCGGCCTTCCCGCCGTGTCCGAAGCCAAGAGCCCCCAGCTGGGCCTCCAGagaagacagaggaggaggaggagggagaggaagaggatggagaggtaggtggggaggaggggccaggggagcaggaagaagggaaggagatgaaTGGCCGGCTCAGCCAGATCGCACAGCCTGGCACCAGCAGGCAGGAGCTGCCGCCCAGCCGGGTGGCTGGCAAGGAGCAGCAGTTCCTACCCCAAGAGCCCTCAGCTGGGGAAAAGTCGGGCCCTCTGCACATCAGCTGTCTGTAG